One Carya illinoinensis cultivar Pawnee chromosome 5, C.illinoinensisPawnee_v1, whole genome shotgun sequence genomic window, CTTTCATTGtggtatctccacaaccatttatCCAATAAAGCTTTATTGAAAACCAGTAAGTTTGAAATTCCCGGCCTGCCTTCACATATCGGGGTACAAACTGTATCCCAATTCACCAAGTGAAACTTGAATTCTTCATCTATTCCCCCGGCGCCCAAAAAACCTAAAAAACCCAAAATGGGAAATCTCATTGCAACTTCTCTGGCCGGTTAGCCATCTTGACTGTTCAGCATTGAACTTCTTTTCCGTGGAAGTGTGTTTGCCTGTTTGGAGATCTCGCGTGCTGTCCAaaggtgtttattttattttttatatggacagcATTACTTGGGAAAATTTTGACGAtcgataatttgaggaagcatGGCTTGTTTGTTATGGagtggtgcttcatgtgtaagaaaCATGTGAAATGGTGTTTTTTGCAGAGCTGGGCTGGCTTGGGTAATGCCTATGAAAGTAGTGGATTTACTTGCGTGTTGGAATAGGCTTCATAGTTGTCCTCAAGTGGCTGCTGCatggaagatggttcctttgtgtcttatgtggtgtatttggtggGAAAGGAATGATGATGCTATAATAATAAGGAGCGTACTGTAAGAGAAAATCTGGAAATTTTTTGTGTGCTTATTACTtcaatggttttctgctattgtatttAATGGAGGGTCTTctaatgaatttttgtttttgttttctgattcTAGAATGTGTACATGGACTTCGCCTATTTCATTCGATGAATAAAAGTGTCTttcttacttatataaaaaagaaatcactTATGACTAACATTGTAAAAACCTGTACGAGTTTGTATGGTCTATAACTTTCAGTATGGAATCTTATTTTGCTTGTTTATTCAGATCCAATCGATTCTTACTTTTTCAACTCTTTTCCAGCGGATGCTAGTGGACATGATGTTGGAGTATCAAAGATTggttccagtgattgttgctttTATTGACCGCTTGCTGGGCTGTCAAAAACACCATTGGTTGGGAGAACGCCTGCTTCAGACATTCGATGAGAATTTGATTCCAAAAGTCAAAATGGATTATAGATTGGTTTCTTGCTTCCCAATATTTGATAGAATTGCTGAAAATAATACAATACCTCCTAGCCGATTGTTAGAGCTTCTGACCAAATTTATGGTTTTCCTTGTTGAGAAACATGGGCCAGATACAGGATTGAAATCTTGGTCTCAGGGGAGTAAAGTTCTTGGTGTCTGTCGAACCATGCTGATGCACCACCATAGTTCTAGATTGTTCTGTAGACTGTCTCGCCTCCTTGCATTTTCTTGCCTTTATTTTCCAGATTTGGAGGTTCGTGACAATGCCAGGTATGGATATAGAAAATCGGTTCCCTCCAATCCCCCAGTGAAGTTGGATTTCATTTATGTCTATTCTACTGCTATCGTTACAGATGAAGTTTAATGAGCTTTTCCTCTCTATAAAGTAAtggtaattaagaaaatttgtaaGGGATCTATGAATtataaatgagataatttttctaattattatcaACTATGGAATTTGGCAGGATCTATTTGCGGATGCTGATCTGTATACCCGGAAAGAAGCTTAGAGATATGCTCAACCTTTGGGAGCAATTCCTTGGAATTTCGCCATCTCCACATTCTAGCTCATTTTTCAATATTCAGTCTCCTCGAACTTCTCACGATCTCAAGAAATTGAGAAACGTCTCATCCTATGTTCACCTTGAGCGGGTGATACCCTTGCTTGTCAGACAATCTTGGTCCTTGTCTTTGTCAACTTTCGGTGTTGGTAATAACAAACCCGATTACCTACAGGGCATCACAGACAGTGAATTGATGGAAAGTGAGGAAAGGGATATTGATGGAAGTACAGATATCCAGATTCTAGAAACTGAAAGGGTTGGTCAGCCGCAGGAACCATTGCGTGTGATGGATTCAAAGATTTCAGAGATCTTAGGAACATTAAGAAGGCATTTTTCTTGCATACCAGATTATAGACACATGCCAGGACTTAaggttaaaatattttgtactttGAGATTTGAATCTGAGCCTTTCAATCGTGTATGGGGAGTCGACTCTCCTGCTAGTGGTATGGATGGAGTAGATACCCTTCCTGCTATGTATGCAACTGTGCTTAATTTTTCATCCTCCGCACCATACGGATCTATTGCATCATATCACATACCTTTTCTTCTTGGAGAACCTCCCAGAAATGGGCACGTATCTGGTGAAAGTATGCCATTAGATATTGTTCCAGTAAATAGTGGCCCTGGAGAGCAGGAAAGGTTTAGAGCTCCTGTAACAATTGAATTAGAGCCACGGGAACCAACACCCGGTCTTCTTGATGTTTCCATTCAAACAAATTCAGAAAACGGCCAAATCATTCGTGCTCAGCTTCATGGTATCTCAGTAGGCATAGAAGACATGTTTCTCAGGGCTATTGTTCCACCTGACACCCCGGTAGAGGCAATGCCTGGTTATTACTCAAACTTATTCACTGCACTCTGGGAGGCGTGTGGTACTCCTTCCAACACAGGGCGGGAGACCTTTCCACTGAAAGGAGGCAAAGGGATTGCAGCTATTAGTGGGACGCGATCAGTCAAGCTACTTGAAGTCCCTGCAACGTCTTTGATTCGGGCAACTGAGCGCTACCTGGCTCCATTTGTTGTAAGTGTGATCGGTGAACCACTTGTTAATATTGTGAAGAACAGCGGAATCATCAGAGACGTAAGCTGGAAGGATGTGGCTTCAGATTCTTCCCCTGATGCATCTACGTCGGAATCTGGTTTTGATGGAGGCCCACTTCATCTTACGTACTTTGCTGCTGGTGAAGATGAGAGTGAAAGTCTTGTCAGTACCAGCAAAAAGACCATGGGATGctttcatattttgatatttcttCCACCAAGGTTCCATCTCCTTTTCCAATTGGAGGTATGTGATATTTCAACTTTGGTTCAAATCAGAACTGATCATTGGCCATGCTTAGCTTATATTGATGATTATTTGGAA contains:
- the LOC122309697 gene encoding AP-5 complex subunit beta-1, producing MTDIPPAAFKPVSPQDWETLIDDFQYGGLRRHKWTTLSPVLLDLALSSILKRDFPLKLHLLLFLEEFSDSFLLEPISLDRLLDSLRLVIQSPADGFHITLPLKDQFLVSTTSIFISLDVFNKFDIRYAESLVELLLIIVNRPNHGPDRQTRAVACECLRELERFYPCLLSDIAGHLWSLCQNERTHASQSYILLFTLVIHNIVALESNVSVLNTSVPLVPFNVPQSLLAGGSSNSTNTCLNYKELRRAMAFLLESPQVLTPCGMVEFMAMITPVAISLELQPSMLKVQFFGMVYSYNPILCHVVLMLYLRFMDAFDGQESEIARRLMLMSREAQHYLVFRLLALHWLMGFNELISSREVKKKKAMAVEMRLSFYPRVFDPLALKALKLDLLAFCSICIESLKSESASDAGKSVDKLFGDGLVSVSAFKWLPPGSTETAVAFRAFREFLIGGSSHSATDPSTIRTLLESTIFNTLQRMLVDMMLEYQRLVPVIVAFIDRLLGCQKHHWLGERLLQTFDENLIPKVKMDYRLVSCFPIFDRIAENNTIPPSRLLELLTKFMVFLVEKHGPDTGLKSWSQGSKVLGVCRTMLMHHHSSRLFCRLSRLLAFSCLYFPDLEVRDNARIYLRMLICIPGKKLRDMLNLWEQFLGISPSPHSSSFFNIQSPRTSHDLKKLRNVSSYVHLERVIPLLVRQSWSLSLSTFGVGNNKPDYLQGITDSELMESEERDIDGSTDIQILETERVGQPQEPLRVMDSKISEILGTLRRHFSCIPDYRHMPGLKVKIFCTLRFESEPFNRVWGVDSPASGMDGVDTLPAMYATVLNFSSSAPYGSIASYHIPFLLGEPPRNGHVSGESMPLDIVPVNSGPGEQERFRAPVTIELEPREPTPGLLDVSIQTNSENGQIIRAQLHGISVGIEDMFLRAIVPPDTPVEAMPGYYSNLFTALWEACGTPSNTGRETFPLKGGKGIAAISGTRSVKLLEVPATSLIRATERYLAPFVVSVIGEPLVNIVKNSGIIRDVSWKDVASDSSPDASTSESGFDGGPLHLTYFAAGEDESESLVSTSKKTMGCFHILIFLPPRFHLLFQLEVCDISTLVQIRTDHWPCLAYIDDYLEALYLA